ATCCAGTTCTACCTGTTCATCATCTTTATGGCAGTCTTGGGGATCTCGATTGCCACGGTCATCTAACGTCTTTTCATTTTTTCCTCGTCGTTGCTCAATCCGTTGAATAGAGATAGCGGTTCATGAATCCAGATACATTTCCTTGGCTGTCAACTCTGATTTTCTTCCCAATTGTGGCCACCGTCGCCCTGCCCTTTATTCCAGACCCAAAAGGTAAAGGTGATCCCATTCGCTGGTATGCACTGGTGATTGGCCTGATTGATTTTGTCTTATTGATCTACGCCTTTTACACCCAGTACGACTTTGCGGAGTCAGGGCTGCAAATGGTGGAACACTACGACTGGCTCCCCCAATTAGGGGTGCAATGGTCTGTAGGGGCCGATGGCTTATCCATGCCCTTGATCTTGCTCACAGGATTTATCACTTCTTTGGCGATCCTGGCCTCTTGGCCCGTTACCTATAAGCCCAGACTTTTCTATTTCTTGATCTTGGCCATGTACGGTGGTCAGATTGCAGTGTTCGCCGTTCAAGATCTGCTGGTCTTTTTCTTGGTCTGGGAATTGGAATTAGTGCCCGTGTATCTGTTGCTCTCGATTTGGGGCGGCTACAAACGGCTTTATGCAGCGACGAAATTTATTCTCTATACCGCCATCAGCTCTCTATTTATCTTGGTAGCAGCTCTGGCGATGGCCTTCTTTGGCCCCGATCTCACCTTTGACCTGCAGTCCCTGGCAGCAAAAGATTATCCGTTAACCTTCCAACTGCTGTGTTACACAGGCTTTTTGGTGGCCTTTGCGGTCAAATTACCCATCGTGCCTCTGCATACCTGGTTACCGGATGCCCACGGCGAAGCCACAGCTCCAGTCCATATGCTGTTGGCCGGAATTCTTTTGAAGATGGGGGGCTATGCTCTAATTCGCATGAATGTAGAGCTGCTTCCTGACGCCCATGCCTATTTTGCCCCTGCACTGATTATTCTGGGTGTCGTC
The genomic region above belongs to Acaryochloris sp. CCMEE 5410 and contains:
- the ndhD1 gene encoding photosynthetic/respiratory NAD(P)H-quinone oxidoreductase subunit D1 encodes the protein MNPDTFPWLSTLIFFPIVATVALPFIPDPKGKGDPIRWYALVIGLIDFVLLIYAFYTQYDFAESGLQMVEHYDWLPQLGVQWSVGADGLSMPLILLTGFITSLAILASWPVTYKPRLFYFLILAMYGGQIAVFAVQDLLVFFLVWELELVPVYLLLSIWGGYKRLYAATKFILYTAISSLFILVAALAMAFFGPDLTFDLQSLAAKDYPLTFQLLCYTGFLVAFAVKLPIVPLHTWLPDAHGEATAPVHMLLAGILLKMGGYALIRMNVELLPDAHAYFAPALIILGVVNIIYAALTSFAQRNLKRKIAYSSISHMGFVLIGIASFTDLGMSGAVLQMVSHGLIGASLFFLVGATYDRTHTLILEEMGGVAQNMPKIFAMFTTCSMASLALPGMSGFVAELMVFVGLATSDAYSLTFRVPVVILAGIGVILTPIYLLSMLREIFYGPENKELTSHEKLVDAEPREIFVIACLLVPIIGIGLYPKIITQIYDAKTTQLVAYIRPSVPSIAMREAATVASVSDVELDSPYQAPAIK